The following proteins are encoded in a genomic region of Actinomadura sp. NAK00032:
- a CDS encoding Gfo/Idh/MocA family oxidoreductase encodes MDLRVALIGYGTGGSVFHAPLISAVPGLRLAAVVTGSPERQRAVRERYPEAEVLDGADRLWGTSGDYDLVVVAAPNRQHVPLARTALTAGVPVVVDKPVAASAADARSLAALSAVRGLPVFPFHNRRWDGDYVTAARLIESGALGEVRRLESRFERWRPEVKESWKESTDPRDAGGILFDLGSHLVDQAVALFGRPARVYAEIDTRRPGATAPDDVFVALAHPGGARSHLWMSATAAQLGPRFRVLGSRASYTVSGMDPQEDQLRAGLTPKDPGYGIADPGAYGLLGAPDEASPEPTAPGAYQEFYAGVVRALRDGAPPPTTLGDAITGLEVIEAAARSARDAAVVGLDPQ; translated from the coding sequence ATGGACCTGCGAGTTGCGCTCATCGGATACGGCACCGGCGGCTCGGTGTTCCACGCCCCGCTGATCTCGGCGGTGCCGGGGCTGCGGCTCGCCGCGGTCGTGACCGGCTCCCCCGAGCGGCAGCGGGCCGTGCGGGAGCGGTACCCGGAGGCGGAGGTCCTGGACGGCGCGGACCGGCTGTGGGGCACCTCGGGCGACTACGACCTGGTGGTGGTCGCCGCGCCGAACCGCCAGCACGTGCCGCTGGCCCGGACGGCGCTCACCGCCGGCGTCCCGGTCGTGGTGGACAAGCCGGTCGCGGCCTCGGCGGCGGACGCCCGCTCGCTCGCCGCGCTGAGCGCCGTCCGCGGCCTGCCGGTGTTCCCGTTCCACAACCGCCGCTGGGACGGCGACTACGTCACGGCGGCCCGGCTGATCGAGTCGGGCGCGCTCGGCGAGGTGCGGCGGCTGGAGTCCCGGTTCGAGCGCTGGCGGCCCGAGGTGAAGGAGAGCTGGAAGGAGAGCACCGACCCCCGCGACGCGGGCGGCATCCTGTTCGACCTCGGCTCCCACCTCGTCGACCAGGCGGTGGCGCTGTTCGGCCGGCCCGCCCGCGTCTACGCCGAGATCGACACCCGCCGGCCCGGCGCCACCGCCCCCGACGACGTGTTCGTCGCCCTGGCCCATCCCGGCGGCGCCCGCTCGCACCTGTGGATGAGCGCGACCGCGGCCCAGCTCGGCCCGCGCTTCCGGGTGCTCGGGAGCCGCGCGTCCTACACGGTCTCCGGAATGGACCCGCAGGAGGACCAGCTGCGCGCCGGCCTCACCCCGAAGGACCCCGGCTACGGCATCGCCGACCCCGGCGCCTACGGCCTCCTCGGCGCTCCGGACGAGGCCTCCCCGGAGCCCACCGCGCCGGGCGCCTACCAGGAGTTCTACGCGGGCGTCGTCCGCGCCCTGCGCGACGGCGCGCCGCCGCCGACCACGCTCGGGGACGCGATCACGGGCCTGGAGGTCATCGAGGCCGCCGCCCGCTCCGCCCGCGACGCTGCCGTCGTCGGCCTCGACCCCCAGTAG
- a CDS encoding FAD-dependent oxidoreductase: MPKPVLLTVDDDPGVSRAVARDLRRRYAETYRIVRAESGPQALEALSELRLRGDDTAVLLADYRMPGMDGVEFLERAMDLFPFARRVLLTAYADTDAAIRAINDVDLDHYMLKPWNPPQEKFYPVIDEQLDAWGRLDRRPPSELRVVGHRWSSRCYEVRELLARLQVPYSWVMDTDPEGAELVAAAGSPELPLVVTADGTALAAPSDAELAAAAGLPSTPSTGFYDLIVVGGGPSGLGAAVYGASEGLRTVVVERRALGGQAGQSSRIENYLGFPDGVSGAQLADRARRQADRFGAELLQAGEVVGLESRGTARVATLSDGTEIAAHAVILASGVSYRRLNAEGVEDFVGRGVFYGAALTEAPSCEDEEVAVVGGANSAGQAAVHLAKYARKVHIIVRADGLERSMSHYLIEQIAATPNIEVHTGKTVCAAEGADRLERLTFASAAGKKTIDAHWLFVFIGAEPGTDWLGGFVERDPRGYVLTGPDLVAGGRRPAGWPLVRQPYHLETSVPGVFAAGDVRSESMKRVASAVGDGAMAVALVHRYLEQA, encoded by the coding sequence TTGCCCAAGCCAGTGCTGCTGACCGTCGACGACGATCCGGGAGTGTCCCGGGCCGTGGCGCGGGACCTGCGCCGCAGGTACGCCGAGACGTACCGGATCGTGCGCGCGGAGTCGGGGCCGCAGGCCCTGGAGGCGCTGTCGGAGCTGCGGCTGCGCGGCGACGACACGGCGGTGCTCCTCGCCGACTACCGGATGCCCGGGATGGACGGCGTGGAGTTCCTGGAACGCGCGATGGACCTGTTCCCGTTCGCGCGCCGCGTCCTGCTGACCGCCTACGCCGACACCGACGCGGCGATCCGCGCGATCAACGACGTCGACCTCGACCACTACATGCTCAAGCCGTGGAACCCGCCGCAGGAGAAGTTCTACCCGGTGATCGACGAGCAGCTGGACGCCTGGGGGCGGCTCGACCGGCGCCCGCCGTCCGAGCTGCGGGTGGTCGGGCACCGCTGGTCGTCCCGCTGCTACGAGGTCCGCGAGCTCCTCGCCCGCCTCCAGGTCCCCTACAGCTGGGTGATGGACACCGACCCGGAGGGCGCCGAACTGGTCGCGGCCGCCGGGTCGCCGGAGCTGCCGCTGGTGGTGACCGCGGACGGGACGGCGCTGGCGGCGCCGTCCGACGCCGAGCTGGCCGCCGCGGCCGGGCTGCCGAGCACCCCGTCCACCGGGTTCTACGACCTGATCGTGGTGGGCGGCGGGCCGTCCGGGCTCGGCGCGGCCGTGTACGGCGCCTCCGAGGGGCTGCGGACGGTCGTGGTGGAGCGGCGCGCCCTCGGCGGCCAGGCCGGGCAGAGCTCCCGCATCGAGAACTACCTGGGCTTCCCCGACGGGGTCAGCGGGGCGCAGCTCGCCGACCGCGCCCGCCGGCAGGCCGACCGGTTCGGCGCCGAGCTGCTGCAGGCCGGCGAGGTCGTCGGGCTGGAGTCGCGCGGCACCGCGCGGGTGGCGACGCTGTCGGACGGCACGGAGATCGCCGCGCACGCCGTCATCCTCGCCAGCGGCGTGTCCTACCGGCGCCTCAACGCCGAGGGCGTGGAGGACTTCGTCGGGCGCGGCGTGTTCTACGGCGCCGCGCTCACCGAGGCGCCGTCCTGCGAGGACGAGGAGGTCGCCGTCGTCGGCGGCGCCAACTCCGCCGGGCAGGCGGCGGTGCACCTGGCGAAGTACGCCAGGAAGGTGCACATCATCGTCCGGGCCGACGGCCTGGAGAGGTCCATGTCGCACTACCTGATCGAGCAGATCGCGGCGACGCCGAACATCGAGGTGCACACGGGCAAGACGGTGTGCGCGGCGGAGGGCGCCGACCGGCTGGAGCGGCTCACGTTCGCGTCGGCGGCCGGGAAGAAGACCATCGACGCGCACTGGCTGTTCGTGTTCATCGGCGCGGAGCCGGGCACGGACTGGCTGGGCGGGTTCGTCGAGCGCGACCCGCGCGGGTACGTGCTGACCGGCCCCGACCTCGTCGCCGGCGGGCGCCGCCCCGCCGGGTGGCCGCTCGTCCGGCAGCCCTACCACCTGGAGACGAGCGTCCCCGGGGTGTTCGCCGCGGGCGACGTGCGCTCGGAGTCGATGAAGCGCGTCGCGTCCGCGGTCGGCGACGGTGCGATGGCCGTCGCACTCGTCCACCGTTATTTGGAGCAGGCATGA